One Nerophis lumbriciformis linkage group LG19, RoL_Nlum_v2.1, whole genome shotgun sequence DNA segment encodes these proteins:
- the sec62 gene encoding translocation protein SEC62, with the protein MAERRRHKKRIQEVCELTKEEKVVAKHLRFNCPTKSTTMVGHQKVDYFIASKAVDCLLDSKWAKAKKGEEALFTSRDSVLDYCNRLLKKQFFQRALKVMKKKSEKDKKSKGDSGKEEEKKAKEKNKKKEADTGSESKKDTKSDDSPGSPKKKKEVKKKFKLELHEDQMFLDGNEVYVWIYDPVPFKSFAMGLILVIAVIAATLFPLWPAEMRVGVYYLSVAAGCFVASIFLLAVARCILFLLIWLVTGGRHHFWFLPNLTADVGFIDSFRPLYTHEYKGPRGGAKKGNKDEGQKSDSDDKSDSEKKDEEEEEEDEGKEAGLEERKSDCHTDTDSDRREDEGSQHSNGNDFEMITRDELDQHTEEDEEKEERGDSDTDIQT; encoded by the exons ATGGCGGAGCGCAGGAGGCACAAGAAACGGATCCAG GAGGTGTGCGAGCTAACTAAGGAGGAGAAAGTGGTGGCCAAGCATCTGCGCTTCAACTGTCCCACCAAGTCCACCACCATGGTGGGCCACCAAAAGGTCGACTACTTCATCG CCTCCAAGGCGGTGGATTGTCTGCTGGACTCCAAGTGGGCCAAAGCCAAGAAAGGAGAGGAGGCGCTCTTCACCAGCAGAGACTCCGTGCTGGACTACTGCAACAG ACTTCTGAAGAAGCAGTTCTTCCAGCGTGCTCTCAAAGTGATGAAGAAGAAGTCAGAGAAGGACAAGAAGTCCAAGGGCGACAGCggcaaagaggaggagaagaaggcaaaggagaagaacaagaagaaggaggCGGACACGGGCAGCGAGAGCAAGAAGGATACTAAAAGC GACGACAGCCCAGGAAGTCCCAAAAAGAAGAAAGAGGTGAAGAAGAAGTTCAAGCTGGAGCTGCACGAGGATCAAATGTTCCTGGATGGAAACGAG GTCTACGTGTGGATTTACGACCCCGTGCCCTTTAAGTCCTTCGCCATGGGGCTGATCCTGG TCATTGCCGTCATCGCCGCCACGCTGTTCCCACTGTGGCCAGCAGAAATGCGCGTGGGCGTGTACTACTTGAGCGTCGCCGCTGGATGCTTCGTGGCCAGCATTTTTCTCCTGGCTGTCG CTCGCTGCATTCTCTTCCTGCTCATCTGGCTGGTGACGGGCGGCCGCCATCACTTCTGGTTCCTTCCCAACCTGACGGCTGACGTGGGCTTCATCGACTCCTTCCGCCCGCTCTACACCCACGAGTACAAAGGCCCGCGGGGCGGCGCCAAGAAGGGGAACAAAGACGAGGGCCAAAAATCCGACAGCGACGACAAGTCCGACAGCGAGAAGAAggacgaagaggaggaggaggaggacgagggcAAAGAGGCGGGGCTAGAGGAGCGTAAAAGCGACTGCCACACGGACACGGACAGCGACCGCAGGGAAGACGAAGGCTCGCAGCACAGCAACGGCAACGACTTTGAGATGATCACCAGGGATGAGTTGGACCAGCACACGGAAGAGGACGAGGAAAAGGAAGAAAGAGGAGACAGTGACACGGACATTCAGACATAA